The DNA sequence CTGTTCGCCAGTCTCTCAAGGAAAGAGATTTGGAGGGTTGAGCTCCAGACAAGGGGGACATGGCAGAAGCTGAGGCCTTGGACACATGAGGTTGCCCACTGGGCTCTATGACTGTGTTGATGACTGAATAgagttagagaaaaaaaataaaaacaaaatgattgttGTTTGCCATGAATTCAGGTTCATTttgcaaaaatattataaaagaaGATGTTGTGTTATCTGTAAAGGGTCAAAGTGACTCACCCTCAAGTTGGCGTTGAACTCTCCTCAGTTCTTTTAAGATGGTTGCGATTTCCTGAAATACAGATGTCAAACTTGGCTTAAGAACAAGATTCACTAACatgaatttaactttaaaatggaCAATAGAGTCACTTACCTTGTTGGATGTTTGGACAACAGGGACATCAATGTTAGAATTAGCTTTTGCCTCAATTTCTTCCCAGATATCCATCCTGTCCTGGAAAAGTACCCTGTGTGGATAATGCAAAGTACAGTTCTAAGAACAGTGAAGTTTTTCCATTGTAAGAAAATAATGGTTGTGCACAAAACACTGCTGCTGAAACTACGAGACTTGGTTTCAGACCAAGTAAAAGTAAATTCAACATTCACTCAGTCCCATATTGTTAGGCAGACTGTGCTGATTTACTAAGAGGCAGTAATTTAATAAGATTACCGTCTCAGTGTAGTTTGGCTGTGAGAAAGGCTCaataatgtttttcatcaaaCCTCAGATTAAGCACAGGAATCAAGAATGTTTATTTAAGTTTCCTCAACATCTTacttcattttttcagcaagcTGCTCAGTGTTTTCTCTGATGGCCATGATGATCTGAGATACTGGATTCAGCATCAGATTTTCCAAATTTACCTGGTAGGTAAAATACAGTGTTAACAAGGGTCTCTCAGATCTAGTGTCAGAGGTTTTAAACTCGAGCCCAAAGGGCATATTGTGTCACACCTCGTCTTTGCTCAATGCTCGCTGTCTGGAAATCTGCTCTTGGTCACTTGAGCTCAGGTCAGGTTGACTTGTAGATGCAGAACTTTGTGGGACTCTTTGATAGTTCAATCCAGCCTCAGGAACACACTGAATCAACTGCAATATAAACAGAAATCAGTGTTATCAAAGGAGACTGTTTAGAACATTAGAGCTGATATGTTAACAAATTGATAAAAATAAGACCATAATCTACTGTTCTTTACAAACTAGAAGCGAATGATTTACTCATTTAGGGTACAGCATTATGATTTAATTACTAAGATACAAAATaactttaagattttaaaataaatcattatatcTACTGTAGAACAATGTACtacataagaaaacaaaagaactgaAAGATACTTTCAAAAAGGATTGTAGACATATTCTTACATTtgtcacaaacacaacagaaaggAGGAACGGTCAGTGTGAGCCATTCAATCAAATAGATATTTGATGCATGGGTGACGTAGGTAAGAACAAAAAATGCTATGTTCTCCTTGATGTACCTGTTCATGAGCAGTCACTGTAGTGACGGGAATGCTGCTCTCTGCACTAAGATTTTGAGGCTCACCATCACCTGCTACGTCATGGATCTCTCTGGCCAAGATAGCTAGGTCTTTAGCTAGGTCTTGACTCAACCTAGCGGGGACAGAATGTGTTTGAATTTGTCtgagagaaatgcaatttcaaAAAGTACATTTGGAAAGACTTACCAAAGAGGACTTGAGTAAGTCTAAAGGCACTTCTACAAAGTTGTAAATTAAGGGTGTCAATACTTTTAGTTAAAAGACATATTAGTTAAGGaggtttaattaatttagtCCAACCAAGTCATTATTGGTTATAGTGCGCATataatttcaaatcaaatttgtaATAGAAAATCGTGCAAATCACACAGAGGTACCCACACTTTGCCACAACGCTCTATATGTTGTAAAGGCTGTGCAACTGACTTTCATGTCAGTGAAAATTTTGTAACAAAAATATCAGACTGACGGAAATCATATTAGCTTCTACACCAGACAAATACACTTCCCTGTCCTACCGTGCAATCTCAGCACTGTGGGTGGACCAGTTGTGGACAGTGTCTTGTTCATGGTTCTCGTCCTCAGAATCTCTGCTGCGGGGTGTCGGACGGAGAGCGACCACAGGCTGCTGCCGAGGCTGACTGCGAGGACTGTGGGAAGCTGAGGAAGGTTGGGAGCGTTTGTGTTTAGGAGTGCTCTGGTTTGAGTCGTACTCCTCATCTGAGGTAGAGGTATAGTCAGAGCCTTTCTGTCGTCTCCTGGAGCCTTGGCGTTGTGAATTAGTTTGAGTGCCAGATGATTAAGGGCAGAGaagtcagaaaaaaagaaaagaaagagagatgcCATCTGAGAATACAACCAAGAACAACACCACCAAGTATTTATGTAGTCACCAAGGTTCCTCCCACAAGAAGAGACAAGAAGTTGCTGTGGAAGTCATCTCATGTCTCCATTACTAACTCATTATTGCTCTTTTAGGTTTAAAATCATTCACAATCTGAGATGAGTAGTTGATTTTCAAAGTAGAGCAGTGAGAACCATAGTAAACGGTAAGAGCAGTGTAAATCATTTTGCCAGTATTGTTGTCTTCATCATAGCCACAATATCCTCATAGCATGACTGTCAATTCAGTTAAAATCATACATTGTATGGGaacattgtaaaaatgaagGACAATCAATTGTATTTTGAAGTATTCGCTGAATAAATGTGTTACTGTGTTAGTGGAAGCCCAGAGACAATTCGCTTCCCAAATGACAGAGTACAGAACCCACGTAAAATTTCCAGAAGTGTACAGTCCATGAACTCAGgattaaaaatgcatcaaaccAATTCACTGCTTTGTACTAACTGGAGAACAGGTATTAAGTAATTACTTTCCTTCCTATAAAGTAGGTTTGACAAAGGCctaagtaaatgtttaaagcaGTTGAATGACTTTACACTTAGTGAAACAGATATGTGTCGGTCTTTAGTATACTCACTCGCTGTGCTGCTGGCATATTTGGCACTGCCTGAACGTCCGCGAGTGACTGAGAGCTTGTTGAGTGCAGGTTTCTGCGGCCTTTCTCCAGGCTTCGGTCCCGGGGCAGAAGCCCTTCGAACAGAACTGCTGCCTAACTCTGTGCTCCGGTTGGAGAACCCCGTGCTCTTGCCTGACCACTGTGGAGTGGAAGAGGCCTCAGTGTCACTGGGTGTGTTGAATGAGCTTGTGCGCTTACGGGGCATTGCCAGCAGATCCAGCCTGGAGAGCTTCTTGGTTTCCTGGGGGGGCTTTGCTGAGACGTTAACCACTTCCTGGGTTAGCCTGTCGGTCTCTGTGCCCTCATTGTCGGAGGCTTCTCCCAGGCGAGCGCGACGTAGCATTGATGCCCTGGTGGGTCTTGGAGCTGACAAGCTGTTGGCACGTCCTAAAGCCTGGGACACACGGGGGGTCTTGCCATCCTCTTTTTGAAGGGGCGCAGTATATTTCTTGCGGTTATTAGACTCATGATCAGAGAAGGGCAAGCTCTGAGGGTCGTCACTTAGGTCTGTGGAACCACGTTTGCCAACACTATGTCTAAGTCCCACTGGCCTCTTGACAATCTCCGTCTTATTTTTGCTGTCTGTTCCCTGAAAGCGGTGCTTTTCTGATATTGTGGACTGGTAATTTGAGTCCTGACTAGCTATACTAGCAGAAGACCTATCCCTTAAGAGGCCATGAACAGAGGCCATGTTTGGCTTGGTCTTATTGCTATGCTGGCTGACTGTGCTTGAGGTATCAACATCAGACTCTCCAGAAAGAGAGTCCATCGTGGGAGATGGAGTTGTTTCTGACTGACCTGCTTGGAGTTTGGCCTCCAGAGCAGCCAAGACATCCTCTGTCTCTTTGAGGTATGAGTGAGTGTCCGGCTTGCCAAGTCCCAAGAAAAAATCAGGGTTTGGGTCTTTTTGAGCAGGTCGGCTAGAGATCTTGGGCAATCTGGCATTGCTAGGTCGCTCCTTGGTGAAGCTCTCTTGTCTAATTAATGAGGAGACTGTGCCCTCCTTGGACTCCGTACCCTGGCCCAGGATAGGAGCCGATAGACTAGGCTTCACCCTTCCCGAGTCTTGGTTACCCCTCTGTTTAGTAAGAGTGGCTGTTGAGAAAGTTTTGTTTACAAGTTTTATCTCAGTCCCAGAAGTGCTGGATTTTGAGCCTTCGCATTCAGGTTTGGAAGCAGGCCCCTCTGACCCGATGTAGAATGATGTAGCTTTGTCTGCAGGTCTTGgtttttcttggtttttctttttttccaaatctgACAGTggtctcctcctctgctctagGATGGAACCATCATCGGACTTACTGGCATCACTCAAGCTGTCAGGCTCTACATCTTCCTGCACTAACAACCTGTGAACATCATCTTGTGACCTGGGGGGCACCAAGCTTCTCTCTTCTACATTAAATGTTGAATGTGGGTCATAATGAACATGGATGCTGGGAGTTGGAATGTCACTCTCCTCCCCCGCTGCTACCTGGGGCAGGATGCGCTCAGCTCTTGAACCGTTGGAGCTGATGCTGTCATGGCGTTGGCTCTGTGTGGCCTTGTGGATGATCGTAGCTTGTGCTGaaataaaatggttttaatgCATATTAACCACACATACAGAAACTGAATATCATTCATATTCATCAGGGTTCTCATTATCATTTCAAATAATCTCATGTCTGGTCAGGTAGCTTACCCCCTCCTGACAGCTCCATCTGGGAAGGGATGTCAAAGAGTCCGAATGAAGGTCTAGATTCTGTGTAGCTGTCTGCCAAGCTGGCCCAGCAAGACATCCACTTAGGGCCGCCCTGTAATACTGCACCTGCTGTATGAACCTGCATAAAATAACATacaacttgtttaaaaaaaaataacaaaagattaaaatttttaaagaaAGTCCGAACTTTATTCAATAAACTTAAGATAATATTGACTTAGTTTTTTGAGTTGGTGGAATTTCTGCTATTTggttaaacagaaaataaaataaaaaaagaacccATAACCTGTGAGGAAGAGACGAGACAAATCTAGAAAAGCCAAAGAGAGTTACCAAAAAAAAGCATGGAAATAGAAGATAAATCAAGATAATAATGAATAAGCATTTGGGCATGTAAACATTatgtttactttactttttttctttggaattaggtttttaaattgttgattACAGCCAATCATTTGTTCCACCCGGAGCAGGAAAATTTACCTTCACAAGAC is a window from the Channa argus isolate prfri chromosome 16, Channa argus male v1.0, whole genome shotgun sequence genome containing:
- the cep170ba gene encoding centrosomal protein of 170 kDa protein B isoform X1 translates to MSVTSWFLVSSSGTRHRLPREMIFVGREDCELMLQSRSVDKQHAVINYSPNTDEHMVKDLGSLNGTFVNDLRIPDQTYITLKLSDVIRFGYDAHVYILEKSQHKVPEEALKHEKYTSQLQLGIKALEAKVKEKQQLQSSEKSKDSLANVKLQDGAERRSNPFTAATDSPISRPTPLYGQPSWWGDDEDPANKKQSKDEKLPEQESSEPGKDMAKYEVNGSLSDSQAKSVLSYRQEPSYFEIPTKEFHQQPVKKPDSQVHEVPTKDIPDPTQCAISTPTPPVVQSHASFTIEFDECTPGKMKIKDHVTKFSFRQQRKVPSIEVVTTPREVMSAESKVADWLVQSNASMMRGRSQAEDMCSTNNDPTLKITKASHGEDGAYSDSRDLAVNGNNFPQPLRTSPPQRFGPPDTEEPVSISPPEFQPFSSLGKSEPHQAFVIEFFDDSTKKKRSQSFTNNVTPAESSGLRVQLEKTRKTLSPPGEKVPSSASTPPPTQRYTVPLKGPASTGPQRTGSLRREKTEDRISTSFSSRSSSSVSVRPFSSVGRRSKLAQEFTAEFLKQTKQAPSASWEKNTSSTPKATKTEAVIVSQSSPPPSNTPYQPQTSSPIHKPVPLKAPVMPQSQIVEENSPLVGPRNEEEDSLSDAGTYTIDTDVQDKELEEARSKIDQVFGLVENPEHMNHSDAETSSAFRPVMAQGREQHRQSSCGEVRPAPEQGQGLVKVHTAGAVLQGGPKWMSCWASLADSYTESRPSFGLFDIPSQMELSGGAQATIIHKATQSQRHDSISSNGSRAERILPQVAAGEESDIPTPSIHVHYDPHSTFNVEERSLVPPRSQDDVHRLLVQEDVEPDSLSDASKSDDGSILEQRRRPLSDLEKKKNQEKPRPADKATSFYIGSEGPASKPECEGSKSSTSGTEIKLVNKTFSTATLTKQRGNQDSGRVKPSLSAPILGQGTESKEGTVSSLIRQESFTKERPSNARLPKISSRPAQKDPNPDFFLGLGKPDTHSYLKETEDVLAALEAKLQAGQSETTPSPTMDSLSGESDVDTSSTVSQHSNKTKPNMASVHGLLRDRSSASIASQDSNYQSTISEKHRFQGTDSKNKTEIVKRPVGLRHSVGKRGSTDLSDDPQSLPFSDHESNNRKKYTAPLQKEDGKTPRVSQALGRANSLSAPRPTRASMLRRARLGEASDNEGTETDRLTQEVVNVSAKPPQETKKLSRLDLLAMPRKRTSSFNTPSDTEASSTPQWSGKSTGFSNRSTELGSSSVRRASAPGPKPGERPQKPALNKLSVTRGRSGSAKYASSTASSRRRQKGSDYTSTSDEEYDSNQSTPKHKRSQPSSASHSPRSQPRQQPVVALRPTPRSRDSEDENHEQDTVHNWSTHSAEIARLSQDLAKDLAILAREIHDVAGDGEPQNLSAESSIPVTTVTAHEQLIQCVPEAGLNYQRVPQSSASTSQPDLSSSDQEQISRQRALSKDEVNLENLMLNPVSQIIMAIRENTEQLAEKMKVLFQDRMDIWEEIEAKANSNIDVPVVQTSNKEIATILKELRRVQRQLEVINTVIEPSGQPHVSKASASAMSPLSGAQPSKSLSLRDWRTVHSVSRRGGGPRPGDGVRRAAVTPNDLREGYLV
- the cep170ba gene encoding centrosomal protein of 170 kDa protein B isoform X2; the encoded protein is MSVTSWFLVSSSGTRHRLPREMIFVGREDCELMLQSRSVDKQHAVINYSPNTDEHMVKDLGSLNGTFVNDLRIPDQTYITLKLSDVIRFGYDAHVYILEKSQHKVPEEALKHEKYTSQLQLGIKALEAKVKEKQQLQSSEKSKDSLANVKLQDGAERRSNPFTAATDSPISRPTPLYGQPSWWGDDEDPANKKQSKDEKLPEQESSEPGKDMAKYEVNGSLSDSQAKSVLSYRQEPSYFEIPTKEFHQQPVKKPDSQVHEVPTKDIPDPTQCAISTPTPPVVQSHASFTIEFDECTPGKMKIKDHVTKFSFRQQRKVPSIEVVTTPREVMSAESKVADWLVQSNASMMRGRSQAEDMCSTNNDPTLKITKASHGEDGAYSDSRDLAVNGNNFPQPLRTSPPQRFGPPDTEEPVSISPPEFQPFSSLGKSEPHQAFVIEFFDDSTKKKRSQSFTNNVTPAESSGLRVQLEKTRKTLSPPGEKVPSSASTPPPTQRYTVPLKGPASTGPQRTGSLRREKTEDRISTSFSSRSSSSVSVRPFSSVGRRSKLAQEFTAEFLKQTKQAPSASWEKNTSSTPKATKTEAVIVSQSSPPPSNTPYQPQTSSPIHKPVPLKAPVMPQSQIVEENSPLVGPRNEEEDSLSDAGTYTIDTDVQDKELEEARSKIDQVFGLVENPEHMNHSDAETSSAFRPVMAQGREQHRQSSCGEVHTAGAVLQGGPKWMSCWASLADSYTESRPSFGLFDIPSQMELSGGAQATIIHKATQSQRHDSISSNGSRAERILPQVAAGEESDIPTPSIHVHYDPHSTFNVEERSLVPPRSQDDVHRLLVQEDVEPDSLSDASKSDDGSILEQRRRPLSDLEKKKNQEKPRPADKATSFYIGSEGPASKPECEGSKSSTSGTEIKLVNKTFSTATLTKQRGNQDSGRVKPSLSAPILGQGTESKEGTVSSLIRQESFTKERPSNARLPKISSRPAQKDPNPDFFLGLGKPDTHSYLKETEDVLAALEAKLQAGQSETTPSPTMDSLSGESDVDTSSTVSQHSNKTKPNMASVHGLLRDRSSASIASQDSNYQSTISEKHRFQGTDSKNKTEIVKRPVGLRHSVGKRGSTDLSDDPQSLPFSDHESNNRKKYTAPLQKEDGKTPRVSQALGRANSLSAPRPTRASMLRRARLGEASDNEGTETDRLTQEVVNVSAKPPQETKKLSRLDLLAMPRKRTSSFNTPSDTEASSTPQWSGKSTGFSNRSTELGSSSVRRASAPGPKPGERPQKPALNKLSVTRGRSGSAKYASSTASSRRRQKGSDYTSTSDEEYDSNQSTPKHKRSQPSSASHSPRSQPRQQPVVALRPTPRSRDSEDENHEQDTVHNWSTHSAEIARLSQDLAKDLAILAREIHDVAGDGEPQNLSAESSIPVTTVTAHEQLIQCVPEAGLNYQRVPQSSASTSQPDLSSSDQEQISRQRALSKDEVNLENLMLNPVSQIIMAIRENTEQLAEKMKVLFQDRMDIWEEIEAKANSNIDVPVVQTSNKEIATILKELRRVQRQLEVINTVIEPSGQPHVSKASASAMSPLSGAQPSKSLSLRDWRTVHSVSRRGGGPRPGDGVRRAAVTPNDLREGYLV
- the cep170ba gene encoding centrosomal protein of 170 kDa protein B isoform X4; its protein translation is MSVTSWFLVSSSGTRHRLPREMIFVGREDCELMLQSRSVDKQHAVINYSPNTDEHMVKDLGSLNGTFVNDLRIPDQTYITLKLSDVIRFGYDAHVYILEKSQHKVPEEALKHEKYTSQLQLGIKALEAKVKEKQQLQSSEKSKDSLANVKLQDGAERRSNPFTAATDSPISRPTPLYGQPSWWGDDEDPANKKQSKDEKLPEQESSEPGKDMAKYEVNGSLSDSQAKSVLSYRQEPSYFEIPTKEFHQQPVKKPDSQVHEVPTKDIPDPTQCAISTPTPPVVQSHASFTIEFDECTPGKMKIKDHVTKFSFRQQRKVPSIEVVTTPREVMSAESKVADWLVQSNASMMRGRSQAEDMCSTNNDPTLKITKASHGEDGAYSDSRDLAVNGNNFPQPLRTSPPQRFGPPDTEEPVSISPPEFQPFSSLGKSEPHQAFVIEFFDDSTKKKRSQSFTNNVTPAESSGLRVQLEKTRKTLSPPGEKVPSSASTPPPTQRYTVPLKGPASTGPQRTGSLRREKTEDRISTSFSSRSSSSVSVRPFSSVGRRSKLAQEFTAEFLKQTKQAPSASWEKNTSSTPKATKTEAVIVSQSSPPPSNTPYQPQTSSPIHKPVPLKAPVMPQSQIVEENSPLVGPRNEEEDSLSDAGTYTIDTDVQDKELEEARSKIDQVHTAGAVLQGGPKWMSCWASLADSYTESRPSFGLFDIPSQMELSGGAQATIIHKATQSQRHDSISSNGSRAERILPQVAAGEESDIPTPSIHVHYDPHSTFNVEERSLVPPRSQDDVHRLLVQEDVEPDSLSDASKSDDGSILEQRRRPLSDLEKKKNQEKPRPADKATSFYIGSEGPASKPECEGSKSSTSGTEIKLVNKTFSTATLTKQRGNQDSGRVKPSLSAPILGQGTESKEGTVSSLIRQESFTKERPSNARLPKISSRPAQKDPNPDFFLGLGKPDTHSYLKETEDVLAALEAKLQAGQSETTPSPTMDSLSGESDVDTSSTVSQHSNKTKPNMASVHGLLRDRSSASIASQDSNYQSTISEKHRFQGTDSKNKTEIVKRPVGLRHSVGKRGSTDLSDDPQSLPFSDHESNNRKKYTAPLQKEDGKTPRVSQALGRANSLSAPRPTRASMLRRARLGEASDNEGTETDRLTQEVVNVSAKPPQETKKLSRLDLLAMPRKRTSSFNTPSDTEASSTPQWSGKSTGFSNRSTELGSSSVRRASAPGPKPGERPQKPALNKLSVTRGRSGSAKYASSTASSRRRQKGSDYTSTSDEEYDSNQSTPKHKRSQPSSASHSPRSQPRQQPVVALRPTPRSRDSEDENHEQDTVHNWSTHSAEIARLSQDLAKDLAILAREIHDVAGDGEPQNLSAESSIPVTTVTAHEQLIQCVPEAGLNYQRVPQSSASTSQPDLSSSDQEQISRQRALSKDEVNLENLMLNPVSQIIMAIRENTEQLAEKMKVLFQDRMDIWEEIEAKANSNIDVPVVQTSNKEIATILKELRRVQRQLEVINTVIEPSGQPHVSKASASAMSPLSGAQPSKSLSLRDWRTVHSVSRRGGGPRPGDGVRRAAVTPNDLREGYLV
- the cep170ba gene encoding centrosomal protein of 170 kDa protein B isoform X3; the protein is MSVTSWFLVSSSGTRHRLPREMIFVGREDCELMLQSRSVDKQHAVINYSPNTDEHMVKDLGSLNGTFVNDLRIPDQTYITLKLSDVIRFGYDAHVYILEKSQHKVPEEALKHEKYTSQLQLGIKALEAKVKEKQQLQSSEKSKDSLANVKLQDGAERRSNPFTAATDSPISRPTPLYGQPSWWGDDEDPANKKQSKDEKLPEQESSEPGKDMAKYEVNGSLSDSQAKSVLSYRQEPSYFEIPTKEFHQQPVKKPDSQVHEVPTKDIPDPTQCAISTPTPPVVQSHASFTIEFDECTPGKMKIKDHVTKFSFRQQRKVPSIEVVTTPREVMSAESKVADWLVQSNASMMRGRSQAEDMCSTNNDPTLKITKASHGEDGAYSDSRDLAVNGNNFPQPLRTSPPQRFGPPDTEEPVSISPPEFQPFSSLGKSEPHQAFVIEFFDDSTKKKRSQSFTNNVTPAESSGLRVQLEKTRKTLSPPGEKVPSSASTPPPTQRYTVPLKGPASTGPQRTGSLRREKTEDRISTSFSSRSSSSVSVRPFSSVGRRSKLAQEFTAEFLKQTKQAPSASWEKNTSSTPKATKTEAVIVSQSSPPPSNTPYQPQTSSPIHKPVPLKAPVMPQSQIVEENSPLVGPRNEEEDSLSDAGTYTIDTDVQDKELEEARSKIDQVFGLVENPEHMNHSDAETSSAFRPVMAQGREQHRQSSCGEVRPAPEQGQGLVKVHTAGAVLQGGPKWMSCWASLADSYTESRPSFGLFDIPSQMELSGGAQATIIHKATQSQRHDSISSNGSRAERILPQVAAGEESDIPTPSIHVHYDPHSTFNVEERSLVPPRSQDDVHRLLVQEDVEPDSLSDASKSDDGSILEQRRRPLSDLEKKKNQEKPRPADKATSFYIGSEGPASKPECEGSKSSTSGTEIKLVNKTFSTATLTKQRGNQDSGRVKPSLSAPILGQGTESKEGTVSSLIRQESFTKERPSNARLPKISSRPAQKDPNPDFFLGLGKPDTHSYLKETEDVLAALEAKLQAGQSETTPSPTMDSLSGESDVDTSSTVSQHSNKTKPNMASVHGLLRDRSSASIASQDSNYQSTISEKHRFQGTDSKNKTEIVKRPVGLRHSVGKRGSTDLSDDPQSLPFSDHESNNRKKYTAPLQKEDGKTPRVSQALGRANSLSAPRPTRASMLRRARLGEASDNEGTETDRLTQEVVNVSAKPPQETKKLSRLDLLAMPRKRTSSFNTPSDTEASSTPQWSGKSTGFSNRSTELGSSSVRRASAPGPKPGERPQKPALNKLSVTRGRSGSAKYASSTATSHSPRSQPRQQPVVALRPTPRSRDSEDENHEQDTVHNWSTHSAEIARLSQDLAKDLAILAREIHDVAGDGEPQNLSAESSIPVTTVTAHEQLIQCVPEAGLNYQRVPQSSASTSQPDLSSSDQEQISRQRALSKDEVNLENLMLNPVSQIIMAIRENTEQLAEKMKVLFQDRMDIWEEIEAKANSNIDVPVVQTSNKEIATILKELRRVQRQLEVINTVIEPSGQPHVSKASASAMSPLSGAQPSKSLSLRDWRTVHSVSRRGGGPRPGDGVRRAAVTPNDLREGYLV